One window of Burkholderia cepacia GG4 genomic DNA carries:
- a CDS encoding branched-chain amino acid ABC transporter permease, which produces MAEMLLSQVANGLVLGFLYVLLAIGLSIICGLLGIVNFAHGALFALGAYFAIALSTQFGWAAVVLAPVFVAAVGVLIEVVFIRRLYGKEPLLSLIVTFALSLLLTALVRLVWGAGGLPFSPPGMLNGFLVYGPLLITKYRLFVLAATVAILGVLWWFMNYTPYGRILRAGSRDPEMVGLLGINLPRVLTGAFALGALLAGAAGVLAAPLVTVTPGMATTAVMPAFVIVTIGGLGSFAGAVVAGLLVGIVTALAVQFFPAGSSVAMYVLMALVLLVRPRGLFGERWERFE; this is translated from the coding sequence ATGGCTGAAATGTTGTTGTCCCAGGTCGCCAACGGACTGGTGCTGGGATTCCTCTATGTATTGCTCGCGATTGGACTGTCGATCATTTGCGGGCTGCTCGGCATCGTGAATTTCGCGCATGGCGCGCTCTTCGCGCTCGGTGCGTATTTCGCGATCGCGCTGTCGACGCAGTTCGGATGGGCCGCCGTCGTGCTTGCACCGGTGTTCGTCGCGGCGGTGGGCGTGCTGATCGAAGTTGTGTTCATCCGGCGCCTGTACGGCAAGGAGCCGTTGCTCAGCCTGATCGTCACGTTCGCGCTGTCGCTGCTGCTCACCGCGCTGGTTCGCCTCGTGTGGGGTGCGGGCGGCCTGCCGTTCAGTCCGCCCGGGATGCTCAACGGCTTTCTCGTGTATGGGCCGTTGCTGATCACGAAGTACCGGCTGTTCGTGCTCGCCGCAACGGTCGCGATCCTCGGCGTGCTGTGGTGGTTCATGAACTACACGCCGTACGGGCGGATCCTGCGCGCCGGCAGCCGCGATCCGGAAATGGTGGGCCTGCTCGGCATCAACCTGCCGCGCGTGCTGACCGGCGCCTTTGCGCTCGGTGCGCTGCTCGCGGGCGCCGCCGGCGTGCTCGCGGCGCCGCTCGTCACGGTCACGCCCGGGATGGCGACGACCGCCGTGATGCCCGCGTTCGTGATCGTGACGATCGGCGGCCTCGGCTCGTTCGCCGGCGCCGTGGTCGCAGGCCTGCTGGTCGGCATCGTGACCGCGCTGGCCGTCCAGTTCTTTCCGGCGGGCTCGTCGGTCGCGATGTACGTGCTGATGGCACTCGTCCTTCTCGTGCGCCCTCGCGGGCTGTTTGGTGAACGCTGGGAGCGCTTCGAATGA
- a CDS encoding ABC transporter substrate-binding protein — translation MTDQHEQDDNLSSHPADAPDSPALSRRAWLVTAGKALAGGAAALAAPAIVRAQGEQPLKLGLLMAKQGVWTEQGEVIANGVKLALDDAGNQARGRRVDLVWYDEPNPQSAQQNMQKLVEQDKAIAVIGGTNSGTSLAMSSVAWRTKTPYIAPNAAARELTGSSCNPYTFRVLSPTPVACRALAPSMLAIGKKWHFLVANYAYGQDIQRAMSDLLKQSGGSITGADVTPLNTTDFSSFILKIRQSKPDVVLLGLPGGDLSTFLKQYAEMGMKGRIPVACPIIGDSDLWSINADAATGYYGKPWHFSSPGHSPEEVAFVRKYTAKHGKPPADKAWIGWFTARALLQAIDHAKSTSGADLVQSLETIQLTDGSGAAYFRPWDHQLLRRWSVFKVKDRITDKWDWLDPISAVPQNPADLDHLFGTRQEIGCKMAAR, via the coding sequence ATGACTGACCAGCACGAGCAGGACGACAACCTTTCCAGCCACCCGGCAGACGCGCCCGACAGCCCGGCGTTGTCGCGCCGCGCCTGGCTCGTCACCGCGGGCAAGGCGCTCGCGGGCGGTGCGGCAGCGCTCGCCGCGCCGGCGATCGTGCGCGCGCAAGGCGAGCAACCGCTGAAGCTGGGCCTGCTGATGGCCAAGCAGGGCGTGTGGACCGAACAGGGCGAAGTGATCGCGAATGGCGTCAAGCTCGCGCTCGACGATGCGGGCAACCAGGCGCGCGGCCGGCGTGTCGATCTCGTCTGGTACGACGAACCCAATCCGCAGTCGGCGCAGCAGAACATGCAGAAGCTCGTCGAGCAGGACAAGGCGATCGCGGTGATCGGCGGCACGAACAGCGGCACGTCGCTGGCGATGTCGTCGGTCGCGTGGCGCACCAAAACGCCCTACATCGCGCCGAACGCCGCCGCGCGCGAACTGACCGGCAGCAGCTGCAACCCGTACACGTTCCGCGTACTGAGCCCGACGCCCGTGGCATGCCGCGCGCTCGCGCCGTCGATGCTCGCGATCGGCAAGAAATGGCACTTTCTCGTCGCGAACTACGCGTACGGGCAGGACATCCAGCGGGCGATGTCCGACTTGCTGAAGCAGTCGGGCGGCTCGATTACCGGCGCCGACGTCACGCCGCTCAACACCACCGACTTCAGCTCGTTCATCCTGAAGATCCGCCAGTCGAAACCTGACGTCGTGCTGCTCGGGCTGCCCGGCGGCGACCTGTCGACGTTCCTGAAGCAATACGCGGAAATGGGCATGAAAGGCCGGATCCCGGTGGCGTGCCCGATCATCGGCGACTCGGACCTGTGGTCGATCAACGCCGATGCCGCGACCGGCTACTACGGCAAGCCCTGGCATTTCAGCTCGCCGGGCCATTCGCCGGAAGAAGTCGCGTTCGTCAGGAAATACACGGCGAAGCACGGCAAGCCGCCGGCCGACAAGGCATGGATCGGCTGGTTTACGGCGCGTGCACTGCTGCAGGCGATCGACCACGCAAAGAGCACGTCCGGCGCGGACCTCGTGCAGAGCCTGGAGACCATTCAGCTCACCGACGGCAGCGGCGCCGCCTACTTCCGCCCGTGGGACCACCAGCTGTTGCGGCGCTGGAGCGTGTTCAAGGTGAAGGACCGGATCACCGACAAATGGGACTGGCTCGACCCGATCTCCGCCGTGCCGCAGAACCCCGCCGACCTCGACCATCTCTTCGGCACGCGCCAGGAGATCGGCTGCAAGATGGCCGCGCGCTGA
- a CDS encoding sugar phosphate isomerase/epimerase family protein, which yields MTQPQSRALSLSALTVLELNPPQMVQCAVDAGYDYVGLRLLPATDTEVRHEIVGDTPLKRETLAILRDTGMRVLDVEIARLKPDTDVTHYLPMLETAAELGARYVLVAGNDPDEARTVDRLGRLCDLAAPLGLSPSLEPMPWTDVKDIGAGARIVDACGRRNTGLIVDPIHFDRAGSSLDALRALPHAYFGYVQFCDAPAERPTDVDTLLFQARCARMVPGDGGLDLAGILRALPAHLPVSVEVPNEAWATTTSAVERAHRLREATLAVIDAAAVPA from the coding sequence ATGACCCAGCCTCAATCCCGCGCGCTGTCGCTGTCGGCGCTGACCGTGCTCGAACTGAATCCGCCGCAGATGGTGCAATGCGCCGTCGACGCGGGCTACGACTACGTCGGCCTGCGACTGCTCCCGGCCACCGACACCGAGGTTCGCCACGAGATCGTCGGCGATACGCCGCTCAAGCGCGAAACGCTGGCGATCCTGCGCGATACGGGCATGCGCGTGCTCGACGTCGAGATCGCGCGCCTGAAGCCCGATACCGACGTGACGCACTACCTGCCGATGCTCGAAACGGCGGCGGAACTCGGCGCGCGCTACGTCCTCGTGGCCGGCAACGATCCCGACGAAGCGCGCACCGTCGACCGGCTCGGCCGGCTCTGCGACCTGGCCGCGCCGCTCGGCCTGTCGCCGTCGCTGGAGCCGATGCCGTGGACCGACGTGAAGGACATCGGCGCCGGTGCGCGCATCGTCGACGCGTGCGGCCGGCGCAACACCGGGCTGATCGTCGACCCGATCCACTTCGATCGCGCAGGCTCGTCGCTCGACGCGTTGCGTGCGTTGCCGCACGCGTACTTCGGCTACGTGCAGTTCTGCGATGCGCCGGCCGAGCGGCCGACCGACGTCGACACGCTGCTGTTCCAGGCACGCTGCGCGCGGATGGTGCCGGGCGATGGCGGTCTCGACCTCGCGGGCATCCTGCGCGCGCTGCCCGCTCACTTGCCGGTGAGCGTCGAGGTGCCGAACGAAGCGTGGGCGACGACGACGTCCGCCGTCGAGCGGGCGCACCGCCTGCGCGAGGCCACGCTTGCCGTGATCGACGCGGCGGCCGTGCCGGCCTGA
- a CDS encoding Gfo/Idh/MocA family oxidoreductase, whose protein sequence is MARKRLAVIGAGAIGRMHVERARTHAQAEVVAIADPSPAAGQFARAEGLRWFADYATMLDAMRPDGAIVATPNATHVEVGLACIARGVPALIEKPVSDSVAAAAGLSRAACEAGVPLLVGHHRRHNPILRRAREIVQSGRLGKPVAANALATFYKPDAYFDVEWRRRAGGGPVLINLIHDIDIMRFLLGEIVEVQAQASNRVRGFDVEDTAAVLLRFDSGALGTLAVSDCAASPWNWDLAAGEAAHYPRQQVNTHFLIGTDASLTLPQLDLWEYRSGKGWHDPLTVERCTPHGADPYHEQLRHFAAVIAGDEAPLCSADDAARTLAATLAVHRAAATRTGVAPADVEA, encoded by the coding sequence ATGGCGAGAAAACGGCTGGCAGTGATCGGTGCAGGCGCAATCGGGCGGATGCACGTGGAGCGCGCACGCACGCATGCGCAGGCGGAAGTCGTGGCGATCGCGGACCCATCGCCCGCGGCCGGGCAGTTCGCGCGTGCCGAGGGGCTGCGCTGGTTCGCCGATTACGCGACGATGCTCGACGCGATGCGCCCGGACGGCGCAATCGTCGCGACGCCGAATGCGACGCATGTCGAGGTCGGCCTTGCATGCATCGCGCGCGGGGTGCCGGCGCTGATCGAGAAGCCGGTATCGGACAGCGTCGCAGCGGCGGCCGGCCTCAGTCGCGCCGCGTGCGAAGCCGGCGTGCCGCTGCTGGTCGGCCACCATCGCCGCCACAATCCGATCCTGCGGCGCGCGCGCGAGATCGTGCAGTCGGGGCGGCTCGGCAAGCCGGTCGCGGCCAATGCGCTCGCGACGTTCTACAAGCCCGACGCGTATTTCGACGTCGAATGGCGCCGTCGTGCGGGCGGCGGCCCCGTGTTGATCAACCTGATTCACGACATCGACATCATGCGGTTCCTGCTCGGCGAGATCGTCGAGGTGCAGGCACAGGCGTCGAATCGCGTGCGCGGCTTCGACGTGGAAGACACGGCTGCCGTGCTGCTGCGTTTCGACAGCGGCGCGCTCGGCACGCTGGCCGTGTCCGACTGCGCAGCATCGCCGTGGAACTGGGATCTCGCGGCGGGCGAAGCCGCGCACTATCCGCGCCAGCAGGTGAACACGCATTTCCTGATCGGCACGGATGCGTCGCTCACGCTGCCGCAACTCGATCTGTGGGAATACCGCAGCGGGAAGGGCTGGCACGATCCGTTGACGGTCGAGCGCTGCACGCCGCATGGCGCCGATCCGTATCACGAGCAGTTGCGCCACTTCGCGGCCGTGATCGCGGGCGACGAGGCGCCGCTGTGTTCGGCCGACGATGCCGCGCGCACACTCGCGGCGACGCTCGCCGTGCATCGCGCGGCCGCGACGCGCACGGGCGTGGCGCCCGCGGACGTCGAGGCCTAG
- a CDS encoding MFS transporter: protein MTSSQTARRPKHHIQDRESKDARSLDVQQFLDTRPVGRFQWFVLLLCMLIVMLDGLDTVMIGFIAPSISSAWSIPRDALGPVMSGGLLGLAFGALTAGPMSDRFGRKTVMVSAVMFFGLWSIASAFATGVVSLTVLRFLTGIGLGASMPNAATLMAEYAPPRRRALMVTAVFCGFTFGAAGGGFVSAWLIETWGWHSVLLLGGVLPIAYVPILVKWLPESARYLALSERRRARLIGVLNRVQPAVADERTRFVSAEPARDARSPVRAILSREHVFGTVMLWICYFAGLLTVYLLGNWLPTLIRGLGFSLAEAAIVGALFQAGGTVGSLLIGWQMDRFNPHAALGATVLAGGALAWYMGVSAHPFSVICVLAFGIGYCMNGSNTGFCALAAGSYPTEMRATGTSWMLGIGRFGGIAGAMLGAAMLHANWSFGQVFAALAVPAAVGGAAVLLKGARHRGTFVAVSGAAGH, encoded by the coding sequence ATGACTTCCTCGCAGACGGCCCGACGGCCGAAGCATCATATTCAGGATCGCGAATCGAAAGACGCGCGCTCGCTCGACGTTCAACAGTTTCTCGATACGCGGCCGGTAGGTCGGTTCCAGTGGTTCGTGCTGTTGTTGTGCATGCTGATCGTGATGCTCGACGGGCTCGACACGGTGATGATCGGCTTTATCGCGCCGTCGATTTCCAGCGCCTGGTCGATTCCGCGTGACGCGCTGGGCCCGGTGATGAGCGGCGGCCTGCTCGGTCTCGCATTCGGCGCGCTCACGGCTGGCCCGATGTCCGATCGCTTCGGCCGCAAGACGGTGATGGTCAGCGCGGTGATGTTCTTCGGTCTGTGGAGCATTGCATCGGCATTCGCGACCGGGGTGGTGTCGCTGACGGTGCTGCGCTTCCTGACCGGCATCGGCCTGGGCGCGTCGATGCCGAATGCGGCCACCCTGATGGCGGAGTATGCGCCGCCGCGGCGGCGCGCGTTGATGGTGACGGCCGTGTTCTGCGGCTTCACGTTCGGTGCGGCAGGCGGCGGCTTCGTGAGCGCGTGGCTGATCGAAACGTGGGGCTGGCATTCGGTCCTGCTGCTCGGCGGCGTGCTGCCGATCGCGTACGTGCCCATCCTCGTCAAATGGCTGCCCGAATCCGCGCGGTATCTCGCGCTGTCGGAGCGGCGCCGCGCACGGCTCATCGGCGTGCTGAATCGCGTGCAACCTGCGGTCGCTGACGAACGGACGCGTTTCGTGTCGGCCGAACCGGCACGCGACGCGCGCAGCCCCGTCCGCGCCATTCTGTCGCGCGAACACGTGTTCGGCACGGTGATGCTGTGGATCTGCTACTTCGCGGGGTTGCTGACCGTCTATCTGCTCGGCAACTGGCTGCCGACGCTGATTCGCGGCCTCGGGTTTTCGCTGGCCGAAGCGGCAATCGTCGGCGCGTTGTTCCAGGCGGGCGGGACGGTCGGCTCGCTGCTGATCGGCTGGCAGATGGACCGGTTCAACCCGCACGCCGCGCTCGGCGCGACCGTGCTGGCCGGCGGTGCGCTGGCCTGGTACATGGGCGTGTCGGCGCACCCGTTCAGCGTGATCTGCGTGCTCGCGTTCGGCATCGGTTACTGCATGAACGGTTCGAATACGGGCTTCTGCGCGCTGGCGGCTGGCTCCTATCCGACCGAGATGCGGGCCACCGGGACGAGCTGGATGCTCGGGATCGGCCGCTTCGGCGGCATTGCGGGCGCGATGTTGGGCGCGGCCATGCTCCATGCGAACTGGAGCTTCGGCCAGGTCTTCGCGGCGCTTGCGGTGCCCGCGGCCGTGGGCGGAGCAGCGGTGCTGCTCAAGGGGGCGCGCCATCGCGGGACGTTCGTGGCCGTGAGCGGGGCGGCCGGCCATTGA
- a CDS encoding FAD-dependent oxidoreductase, protein MKREPILDCDVLVLGSGAGGLAAAVTAAAQGLRVIVAEKEAVFGGTTAWSGGWMWIPRNPLATRAGIREDIDAPRTYLKNELGAQFDAAKADALLERGPEMVEFFERNTAVRFVDGNRIPDFHTTPGAGTGGRSVCAMPFDGRELGPLIDRLREPLSVTTLKGMALASGQDLAHFYRATRSLTSALHVGRRLAAFAWHKLRYGRSMHLVNGNALVARLLKSAADRGVDLRTSAKAIGLLRDDTRVTGARVAIDGIVHEVRAARGVVLACGGFPHDQARRARTFAYTPSGREHWSAAPLCNTGDGIRLGESIGAHFDRSLDAPAAWAPVSLVPQPGGGAVAFPHLIERAKPGVIAVTRTGKRFVNEASSYHDFISALLDTTPAGEEVCAWLVCDHRFQRRYGLGFSKPFPFPTGPYLRSAYLKRGATLDALARECGIDAARLVDTVSAYNQYAKQGCDPAFHKGSTPYNRVQGDADRQPNPCLAPIEAGPFYAVKLLPGSLGTFAGLATDADARALDHAGRAIAGLYAVGNDSASMMGGCYPSGGITLGPAMTFGYLAGLSLADAAPEPARAGIDSSSRTMQ, encoded by the coding sequence ATGAAGCGTGAACCGATACTCGATTGCGACGTGCTGGTACTGGGCTCCGGCGCGGGCGGCCTCGCGGCGGCGGTCACGGCGGCGGCGCAGGGGCTGCGCGTGATCGTCGCCGAGAAGGAGGCCGTGTTTGGCGGCACGACCGCGTGGTCGGGCGGATGGATGTGGATTCCGCGCAATCCGCTCGCGACGCGTGCCGGCATTCGCGAAGACATCGATGCGCCGCGCACGTATCTGAAGAACGAACTGGGCGCGCAGTTCGATGCGGCGAAGGCCGATGCGCTGCTCGAACGCGGTCCGGAAATGGTCGAATTCTTCGAGCGGAACACGGCGGTACGCTTCGTCGACGGCAACCGCATTCCCGATTTCCACACCACGCCGGGCGCCGGCACGGGCGGGCGCTCGGTCTGCGCGATGCCATTCGACGGCCGCGAGCTGGGCCCGCTGATCGACCGGTTGCGCGAGCCGCTGTCGGTGACGACGCTCAAGGGGATGGCGCTCGCGTCCGGGCAGGATCTCGCGCATTTCTATCGCGCGACACGCTCGCTGACATCCGCGCTGCATGTCGGCCGCCGGCTGGCCGCGTTCGCGTGGCACAAGCTGCGTTACGGGCGCTCGATGCATCTCGTCAACGGCAATGCGCTCGTCGCACGCCTGCTGAAGTCGGCCGCCGATCGCGGCGTCGACCTGCGTACGAGTGCGAAGGCGATCGGCCTGCTGCGCGACGACACGCGCGTGACCGGCGCACGCGTGGCGATCGACGGTATCGTGCACGAGGTGCGCGCGGCGCGCGGCGTCGTGCTGGCCTGCGGCGGGTTCCCGCACGACCAGGCGCGGCGCGCGCGGACGTTCGCCTATACGCCGTCGGGCCGCGAACACTGGTCGGCGGCGCCGCTCTGCAATACCGGCGACGGGATCCGGCTCGGCGAATCGATCGGCGCGCATTTCGATCGGTCGCTCGATGCGCCGGCCGCGTGGGCGCCCGTTTCGCTGGTGCCGCAACCGGGTGGCGGCGCCGTCGCGTTTCCGCATCTGATCGAGCGTGCGAAGCCGGGCGTGATTGCGGTGACGCGCACGGGCAAGCGCTTCGTGAACGAGGCATCGTCGTATCACGACTTCATTTCCGCACTGCTCGACACGACGCCGGCCGGCGAAGAAGTGTGCGCGTGGCTCGTCTGCGACCATCGCTTTCAGCGGCGCTACGGGCTCGGTTTCTCGAAGCCGTTTCCGTTCCCGACCGGCCCGTACCTGCGCTCGGCCTATCTGAAGCGCGGCGCGACGCTCGACGCACTCGCGCGCGAATGCGGGATCGATGCGGCCAGGCTGGTGGACACGGTATCCGCCTACAACCAGTACGCGAAGCAAGGCTGTGATCCGGCGTTTCACAAGGGCTCGACACCGTATAACCGCGTGCAGGGCGATGCCGATCGGCAGCCGAACCCGTGTCTCGCGCCGATCGAAGCGGGGCCGTTCTATGCGGTGAAGCTGTTGCCGGGCAGCCTGGGCACGTTCGCGGGCCTGGCCACCGACGCCGACGCACGCGCGCTCGACCACGCTGGCCGTGCGATCGCCGGTCTCTACGCGGTCGGCAACGATTCGGCCAGCATGATGGGTGGTTGTTATCCCAGCGGCGGCATCACACTCGGCCCGGCGATGACGTTCGGTTATCTCGCCGGTCTTTCTCTCGCCGACGCCGCGCCTGAACCCGCGCGTGCCGGTATCGATTCATCCTCGAGGACAATGCAATGA
- a CDS encoding NAD-dependent epimerase/dehydratase family protein, whose translation MRVLVTGGSGFLGAWLIRRLLARGMECVSFDVRTNPRLVEALAPERAAAVQWRTGDIADPAATARAFDGCDAAIHLAGILTTDCAADPVRGAQVNLIGTLNVFEAARSAGLRRVLYSSSAGVFGPDDGVVPLPQTHYGAFKLACEGSARAYWHDHGIASVGFRPLVVYGAGRETGSSAGPSLACRAAARGERYTIPFTGTTGLVFADDVAAAYEAALLGDIEGAHAFTLAGEITAVNTLIERIAAIVPGAHLDAGGPPLPIATAFPDDPALERLLPGLPRTVLDDGLRQTVAFYRRQR comes from the coding sequence ATGCGAGTACTGGTAACGGGCGGCAGCGGTTTTCTCGGCGCATGGCTCATCAGGAGGCTGCTGGCGCGCGGCATGGAATGCGTGAGCTTCGACGTGCGCACGAACCCGCGCCTCGTCGAGGCGCTCGCGCCCGAACGGGCCGCGGCCGTGCAGTGGCGCACCGGCGATATCGCCGACCCGGCCGCCACGGCGCGCGCATTCGACGGCTGCGACGCGGCGATCCATCTCGCGGGCATCCTCACGACGGACTGCGCGGCCGATCCCGTGCGCGGCGCGCAGGTCAACCTGATCGGCACGCTGAACGTGTTCGAGGCCGCACGGTCAGCCGGGCTGCGACGCGTGCTCTATTCGAGCAGCGCCGGCGTGTTCGGCCCCGACGACGGCGTCGTGCCGCTGCCGCAAACCCACTACGGTGCGTTCAAGCTGGCGTGCGAAGGATCGGCGCGCGCGTACTGGCACGACCACGGGATCGCGAGCGTCGGCTTCCGTCCGCTCGTGGTCTACGGCGCCGGGCGCGAGACGGGATCGAGCGCGGGGCCGAGCCTGGCCTGCCGGGCGGCCGCGCGCGGCGAGCGCTACACGATTCCGTTTACCGGCACGACGGGCCTCGTGTTCGCCGACGACGTCGCCGCCGCCTACGAGGCCGCGCTGCTGGGCGACATCGAAGGCGCGCACGCATTCACGCTGGCTGGCGAGATCACCGCGGTGAACACGCTGATCGAGCGGATCGCGGCCATCGTGCCGGGCGCGCACCTCGATGCCGGCGGGCCGCCGCTGCCGATCGCGACGGCCTTTCCCGACGACCCCGCGCTCGAGCGCCTGCTGCCCGGCCTGCCGCGGACCGTGCTCGACGACGGCCTGCGGCAGACGGTGGCGTTCTACCGGCGCCAGCGCTAG
- a CDS encoding IclR family transcriptional regulator, with the protein MAGNLERALAVLELLAKNGGRMPLATIADTLNIPRSGTHRLLSMLIDEGFVRQDEEHGEYMLALKLVSLALIYLSTSGVFDISQPVLDRLAESSGELARLGVVEGDHITFVGKAQGAKSGLRYDPDMGSQPPLHCTASGQAWLATLPDERAIELVSRQGGLSAKAQSVPRAPKTIQQFLKDLSGARARGYGMAIETYEVGMTSIAAAVRNPVTNEVVGIVSLAGPTSRLPESRLKELAPLLLAAASDMSAATLGSPWFKRTAVAGVSAEAEPIPAAKAATRGRSSKR; encoded by the coding sequence ATGGCAGGAAATCTCGAGCGTGCGCTCGCAGTGCTGGAATTGCTGGCAAAGAACGGCGGACGCATGCCGTTGGCCACCATTGCCGATACGCTGAACATTCCCCGCAGCGGCACGCATCGCCTGCTGTCGATGCTGATCGACGAGGGGTTCGTGCGTCAGGACGAGGAACACGGCGAGTATATGCTGGCGCTGAAGCTGGTGTCGCTTGCGCTGATCTACTTGTCGACGAGCGGGGTGTTCGACATATCCCAGCCGGTGCTCGATCGCCTGGCCGAGTCGTCCGGCGAACTTGCACGGCTCGGCGTGGTCGAGGGCGATCACATCACGTTCGTCGGCAAGGCGCAGGGCGCGAAGTCCGGGCTGCGTTACGACCCGGACATGGGAAGCCAGCCGCCGCTGCATTGCACCGCGAGCGGCCAGGCGTGGCTTGCGACACTGCCCGACGAACGCGCGATCGAACTGGTGTCGAGGCAGGGTGGACTCAGTGCGAAGGCACAGAGTGTGCCTCGCGCGCCGAAGACGATCCAGCAGTTCCTGAAAGATCTGAGCGGCGCGCGCGCGCGCGGTTACGGGATGGCGATCGAGACGTACGAGGTCGGCATGACATCGATCGCGGCAGCGGTGCGCAATCCGGTCACGAACGAAGTGGTCGGTATCGTGAGCCTCGCCGGCCCGACGAGCCGCTTGCCGGAATCGCGACTGAAGGAACTCGCGCCGCTATTGCTCGCGGCCGCGTCGGACATGAGCGCGGCCACGCTGGGTTCGCCGTGGTTCAAGCGGACTGCCGTGGCAGGCGTGTCGGCAGAAGCGGAGCCGATTCCAGCAGCGAAGGCGGCGACACGCGGGCGCTCGTCGAAGCGATAG
- a CDS encoding sugar dehydrogenase complex small subunit — MNVNPHAPTETSDVKRRSVLKTMVAVLAQAGLLAVFPTHSIAEQSINASDFLALSKALTGHPGLNDTMATRLYDALRKADSGFVARAFALAKLVHAGQTPQQLLADADKAGLQDTVHAIVAAWYTGTVGHGQHAVMVAYADALMYGTVGDGMSPPTYCANGPLWWVAEPPPANVAPPRARTASEARPHQQA; from the coding sequence ATGAACGTGAACCCCCACGCCCCAACCGAAACTTCGGACGTCAAGCGAAGATCGGTATTGAAAACGATGGTGGCCGTCCTGGCGCAAGCCGGCCTGCTCGCTGTGTTTCCAACGCACTCGATTGCCGAGCAATCGATCAATGCCTCCGACTTCCTGGCGTTGTCGAAGGCGCTGACCGGGCATCCGGGCCTGAACGACACGATGGCCACGCGCCTGTACGACGCGTTGCGCAAGGCCGACAGCGGCTTCGTCGCGCGTGCGTTCGCGCTTGCGAAGCTCGTGCACGCAGGCCAGACCCCGCAGCAACTTCTCGCCGACGCCGACAAGGCCGGCCTGCAGGACACGGTCCATGCGATCGTTGCCGCGTGGTACACCGGCACCGTCGGTCACGGGCAGCATGCCGTGATGGTCGCGTATGCCGATGCGTTGATGTACGGCACGGTTGGCGACGGGATGAGCCCGCCGACCTACTGCGCGAACGGGCCGCTCTGGTGGGTTGCCGAGCCGCCACCTGCGAACGTGGCGCCGCCGCGCGCGCGAACCGCATCCGAAGCCCGTCCTCACCAGCAAGCCTAA
- a CDS encoding NIPSNAP family protein: MTLYDVVTLTVKIGANAQVFEGIQASGDPQGGKLLGAWYSDIGTLGQVLVLRGYESEGALVAERKRMLLEGNPFGCGECIIDVKTASYALFPFLPPIEPAVHGGIYEMRVYGTKLGSLQHTIDVWEQAVPERTKRSPLVGAMYALDGDTPRFLNIWPYASVDERSRIRAEAVKDGIWPPKGGPAHLTTMESTICVPAPFSPLR; the protein is encoded by the coding sequence ATGACACTGTATGACGTAGTGACGCTCACGGTGAAGATCGGCGCGAACGCGCAGGTCTTCGAAGGGATTCAGGCCAGCGGCGATCCGCAAGGCGGCAAGCTGCTCGGCGCGTGGTACTCGGATATCGGCACGCTCGGCCAGGTGCTGGTACTGCGCGGCTATGAATCGGAGGGCGCGCTCGTCGCCGAGCGCAAGCGGATGCTGCTCGAAGGCAACCCGTTCGGCTGCGGCGAATGCATCATCGACGTGAAGACGGCCAGCTATGCGCTGTTCCCGTTCCTGCCGCCGATCGAACCGGCCGTGCATGGCGGCATCTACGAGATGCGCGTGTACGGCACGAAGCTCGGCAGCCTGCAGCACACGATCGACGTGTGGGAGCAGGCGGTGCCGGAACGCACCAAGCGCTCACCGCTGGTCGGCGCCATGTATGCGCTCGACGGCGACACGCCGCGGTTCCTGAACATCTGGCCGTATGCGAGCGTGGACGAGCGTTCGCGCATTCGCGCCGAAGCGGTCAAGGACGGCATCTGGCCGCCGAAGGGCGGCCCGGCCCATCTCACCACCATGGAATCGACGATCTGCGTGCCCGCGCCGTTCTCGCCGTTGCGCTGA